Proteins from a single region of Chloroherpeton thalassium ATCC 35110:
- the trpB gene encoding tryptophan synthase subunit beta yields the protein MDKALSPEVMPDAKGMFGEYGGQEIPPQLKAVMDEITEAYYRIRQTEAFQNELRSLLKHYVGRPSPIYFCKRLSEKCGGANIYLKREDLNHTGAHKINHCLGEALLAKSMGKTKVLAETGAGQHGVALATACALMGIPCEIHMGEIDIEKEHPNVMRMKVLGATVVPVSRGTRTLKDAVDSAFEEYLKDPKNFLYAIGSVVGPHPFPMMVRDFQQIVGEEAREQIQEMTGKLPDMVTACVGGGSNAIGLFTAFFGDENVRIVGVEPSGKGLDTPDHAATITKGKPGVLHGFRCYLLQNDSGEPLPVYSIASGLDYPGVGPQHSYLKDLGRVEYVSATDEECLEAFVALSRLEGIIPALESAHAVAYAMKIAPELPGKNILVNLSGRGDKDLDFVVNRLKL from the coding sequence ATGGACAAAGCGCTTTCACCGGAGGTCATGCCGGACGCAAAAGGCATGTTTGGCGAGTACGGCGGTCAGGAAATTCCGCCTCAGCTCAAAGCGGTTATGGACGAAATCACAGAGGCGTATTACCGCATTCGCCAGACCGAAGCATTTCAAAACGAGCTGCGAAGCTTGCTCAAACATTATGTCGGCAGACCGAGTCCGATTTATTTTTGCAAACGCTTAAGCGAAAAATGTGGCGGCGCGAATATTTATCTCAAGCGCGAGGATTTGAACCACACGGGGGCGCATAAAATCAACCATTGTCTTGGCGAGGCGCTACTCGCAAAAAGCATGGGCAAAACCAAAGTGCTGGCCGAAACCGGCGCCGGCCAACACGGCGTGGCGCTTGCAACGGCCTGCGCGTTGATGGGCATTCCTTGCGAAATTCACATGGGCGAAATTGACATTGAAAAAGAGCATCCGAATGTCATGCGCATGAAGGTGCTGGGCGCAACGGTGGTGCCAGTTTCGCGCGGCACGCGCACGCTCAAAGATGCGGTGGATAGCGCGTTTGAGGAATATTTGAAAGATCCGAAAAATTTCCTTTATGCCATTGGTTCGGTGGTCGGGCCGCATCCGTTCCCGATGATGGTTCGAGATTTTCAGCAGATTGTCGGAGAAGAAGCACGCGAGCAAATTCAGGAGATGACGGGTAAACTGCCCGACATGGTCACGGCGTGCGTCGGCGGTGGCAGCAACGCCATCGGGCTTTTCACTGCATTTTTTGGGGACGAAAACGTGCGCATCGTTGGCGTTGAACCTTCGGGCAAAGGCTTGGACACGCCCGATCATGCGGCAACTATCACCAAAGGAAAACCCGGCGTCTTGCACGGTTTCCGCTGCTACTTGCTGCAAAACGACTCGGGCGAGCCGCTGCCGGTTTATTCCATCGCTTCTGGCTTGGATTATCCGGGCGTTGGGCCGCAGCATTCCTATCTGAAGGATCTTGGCCGCGTGGAATATGTGTCCGCGACGGATGAAGAATGCCTTGAGGCGTTCGTGGCGCTTTCGCGGCTGGAAGGCATCATTCCCGCGCTCGAAAGCGCCCACGCGGTGGCTTACGCGATGAAAATTGCGCCGGAATTGCCGGGCAAAAATATCTTGGTCAATCTAAGCGGTCGCGGCGATAAGGACTTGGATTTCGTGGTCAACCGCTTGAAGCTCTAA
- a CDS encoding rhodanese-like domain-containing protein: MESVLKKMTLDFFGEGRHKITPEELIEAKNVLLLDVRTIEEVGSLSISLKYHPNIEYKNIPLHELPDRLNEVSREKFIAVFCPGTVRETMAYTYLLLHNYENARIIEGGYPALSEIVLPGKMLKVIRKGV; encoded by the coding sequence ATGGAATCAGTTCTGAAAAAAATGACATTGGATTTTTTCGGCGAAGGTCGTCATAAAATCACGCCGGAGGAGCTCATCGAGGCAAAAAACGTGTTGCTATTGGATGTGCGAACCATCGAGGAGGTTGGCTCACTTTCTATCAGTTTGAAATATCATCCGAACATTGAGTACAAGAATATTCCGCTCCATGAGCTGCCGGATCGCCTAAACGAAGTCTCGCGGGAGAAATTCATCGCGGTATTTTGTCCCGGAACCGTGCGCGAAACCATGGCCTACACCTACCTGCTTCTTCACAATTATGAAAATGCGCGCATTATTGAAGGCGGCTACCCTGCGCTCAGCGAAATTGTTTTGCCGGGCAAAATGCTAAAGGTCATTCGCAAAGGCGTATAA